In Rubrivirga marina, the following are encoded in one genomic region:
- a CDS encoding DUF5916 domain-containing protein — MRLSTVAALAAVLAAPALAQTSAQPAPPVRLDDPEAEAGPRSLAAHALSTADLDVDGRLDEAAWAGAEVATGFVQFRPSPGDAASERTEARVLYDDGAIYVGMRMHDSQPGAIQAPLGRRDANVTGDWALVALGSYHDQRTAFVFALNPAGVQRDMLLYDDVNEDDSWDAVWAGAATHDETGWTAEFRIPLSQLRYPGGQATQDWDLQFSRTHVRTGEESFWSPMSPDADGVVSQFGHLRDLRDLRPPRQLEVMPYVASSLTRAPGDDFDPYYAQNDLDPRVGLDLKYGLSSNLTLTATVNPDFGQVEADPAQVNLGGFELFFEERRPFFVEGTDAFSMSPRRFFGMNRPTLLYTRRIGRTPQRTNFVPGAVHDAAGDNGTVYTDAPQQSTILGAAKLSGRVGRFSLGVLNAVTGPEYGYFQAFDGDGNRLADDRALVEPTTNYAAARARGTFGNTIVGLLGTSVLRSTQNDAIAGLLPNQATVLGFDVEHPLGSGWIVNGQLAGSHVTGSAASIERLQTAFPRLYQRPDADHLELDPTRTSLSGWTGEANVLKTSGKWLGSVHLTANSPGFDSNELGYQSRADEWGLGGVLVYQESQGGGPFQRYSGNVFSGARWDFAGNNSAVFLGGNANGTFKNFWGFGVNGEVYTAATSNRLTRGGPLAGTPGGWNLNLNAWSDDRKAVSGYAWTGIGGNALGDQFNGFETGVEIRPSSSVTLSVGPELYLEHDERQYVGAFDAPGLDATFGQRYVFGQIDQTTFALGTRLNWTFTPTLSLQTYLRPFVSRGRYTAFRQMTAPGETDFPIYGQGFGSIDPVLEDGSDVPTGYVATGADGGTVEFDNPNFTVRALQGNAVMRWEYRPGSALFLVWQQQRNGFARDGAFEFDRDVSGLFRDQATNVFLLKLSYWLG; from the coding sequence ATGCGCCTCTCTACCGTCGCCGCTCTCGCCGCCGTCCTCGCGGCGCCCGCGCTCGCCCAGACCTCCGCCCAGCCGGCGCCGCCCGTCCGCCTCGACGACCCGGAGGCCGAGGCCGGTCCTCGCTCGCTCGCCGCCCACGCCCTCTCGACCGCGGACCTCGACGTCGACGGCCGGCTCGACGAGGCGGCCTGGGCCGGGGCCGAGGTCGCGACCGGGTTCGTCCAGTTCCGCCCCTCGCCGGGCGACGCAGCGTCGGAACGGACCGAGGCCCGCGTGCTCTACGACGACGGGGCCATCTACGTCGGGATGCGGATGCACGACTCGCAGCCGGGGGCCATCCAGGCCCCGCTTGGCCGCCGCGACGCCAACGTCACGGGCGACTGGGCCCTCGTCGCGCTCGGCTCCTACCACGACCAGCGGACGGCCTTCGTGTTCGCCCTCAACCCGGCCGGCGTCCAGCGCGACATGCTCCTCTATGACGACGTCAACGAGGACGACTCGTGGGACGCCGTCTGGGCCGGCGCGGCCACCCACGACGAGACGGGATGGACGGCCGAATTCCGGATCCCGCTCAGCCAGCTCCGCTACCCCGGCGGCCAGGCCACCCAGGACTGGGACCTCCAGTTCTCCCGGACGCACGTCCGCACCGGCGAGGAGTCGTTCTGGAGCCCGATGAGCCCGGACGCCGACGGCGTCGTGTCGCAGTTCGGCCACCTCCGCGACCTCCGCGACCTCCGCCCGCCGCGCCAACTCGAAGTGATGCCCTACGTGGCCTCCAGCCTCACGCGCGCCCCCGGCGACGACTTCGACCCGTACTACGCCCAGAACGACCTCGACCCGCGCGTCGGGCTCGACCTCAAGTACGGGCTGAGCTCGAACCTCACGCTCACGGCCACGGTCAACCCCGACTTCGGGCAGGTCGAGGCCGACCCGGCGCAGGTCAACCTCGGTGGGTTCGAGCTGTTCTTCGAGGAGCGCCGCCCGTTCTTCGTCGAGGGCACCGACGCCTTCTCGATGTCGCCCCGTCGCTTTTTCGGGATGAACCGGCCGACGCTCCTCTACACGCGCCGGATCGGGCGGACGCCGCAGCGGACGAACTTCGTCCCGGGCGCCGTCCACGACGCCGCGGGCGACAACGGGACGGTCTACACCGACGCCCCGCAGCAGTCGACGATCCTCGGCGCGGCGAAGCTGTCCGGCCGTGTCGGGCGGTTCTCGCTCGGCGTGCTCAACGCCGTGACCGGCCCCGAGTACGGCTACTTCCAGGCCTTCGACGGCGACGGAAACCGGCTCGCCGACGACCGCGCGCTCGTCGAGCCGACGACGAACTACGCCGCCGCTCGCGCCCGCGGCACGTTCGGCAACACGATCGTGGGCCTGCTGGGCACGTCGGTGCTCCGGAGCACCCAGAACGACGCCATCGCGGGCCTCCTCCCCAACCAGGCGACGGTCCTCGGCTTCGACGTCGAGCACCCGCTCGGCAGCGGCTGGATCGTGAACGGCCAGCTCGCGGGCAGCCACGTGACCGGCAGCGCCGCGTCGATCGAGCGGCTCCAGACCGCCTTCCCGCGCCTCTACCAACGCCCCGACGCCGACCACCTCGAGCTCGACCCCACGCGAACGTCGCTCTCGGGCTGGACGGGTGAGGCGAACGTCCTCAAGACGAGCGGGAAGTGGCTCGGGAGCGTCCACCTCACGGCCAACTCGCCGGGCTTCGACTCGAACGAGCTCGGCTACCAGAGCCGGGCGGACGAGTGGGGCCTCGGCGGCGTGCTGGTCTACCAGGAGAGCCAGGGCGGCGGCCCGTTCCAGCGCTACAGCGGGAACGTGTTCTCGGGCGCCCGCTGGGACTTCGCCGGCAACAACTCAGCCGTGTTCCTCGGCGGCAACGCGAACGGGACGTTCAAGAACTTCTGGGGCTTCGGTGTCAACGGCGAGGTCTACACCGCGGCCACGAGCAACCGGCTCACGCGTGGCGGTCCGCTCGCGGGCACGCCGGGCGGCTGGAACCTCAACCTCAACGCCTGGAGCGACGACCGGAAGGCCGTCAGCGGCTACGCCTGGACGGGCATCGGCGGCAACGCGCTCGGCGACCAGTTCAACGGGTTCGAGACCGGGGTCGAGATCCGGCCGAGCTCGTCGGTCACGCTCAGCGTCGGGCCCGAGCTCTACCTCGAGCACGACGAGCGCCAGTACGTCGGCGCGTTCGACGCGCCAGGGCTCGACGCCACCTTCGGCCAGCGCTACGTGTTCGGCCAGATCGACCAGACGACGTTCGCCCTCGGCACGCGCCTGAACTGGACGTTCACGCCGACGCTCTCGCTCCAGACCTACCTCCGCCCGTTCGTCTCCCGAGGCCGGTACACCGCCTTCCGCCAGATGACGGCGCCCGGCGAGACCGACTTCCCGATCTACGGCCAGGGCTTCGGCTCCATCGACCCGGTCCTGGAGGACGGCTCCGACGTCCCGACGGGCTACGTCGCGACGGGCGCGGACGGCGGCACGGTCGAGTTCGACAACCCCAACTTCACCGTCCGCGCCCTCCAGGGGAATGCCGTGATGCGGTGGGAGTACCGGCCCGGCTCGGCCCTCTTCCTCGTGTGGCAGCAGCAGCGGAACGGGTTCGCGCGCGACGGCGCCTTCGAGTTCGACCGCGACGTGTCGGGCCTCTTCCGCGATCAGGCCACGAACGTCTTCCTCCTCAAGCTGAGCTACTGGCTCGGCTAG